The nucleotide window CACCCAAATGATCATGTGAACAGATCTCAATCTTCTAACGACACATTCCCCACTGTAAGCTGAAATTACCGTCTAACTTGTTGGTTTCTTCCTTCTTTATATTAATCTTTCAAAAATCCAAGAATTCAACTAGGCCAACTTATGTGTCCTCAGCTTAGCACGGTAAGTTTTGAGCTGCCTCTTTACTTATGCTACATTTTCTTCTTTCTCCAGGTAATGCACATTGCAGCTGCTATGGAAATAAACTCAAGATTAATaccaaaattgaaaattttgcatTCTACTTTACATTCAAAGGTTTACTTTGCTTTGCTTTTACCTCTACATTATAGTGTTATTTATGTATGATGTCTCTTACTCTTACCTTTTTTCTGATGGAGATCTTTGCCTTTTTATGCCTTTGTTTCCCTCACATCCTTATTGACTTCTGTTGCAACATCGGCATCTACTGTCTGAAAGGGATTTTTCTGGCCATGCCTGATTGTCAATGCCAATATCTTTTTATTTGAGTTCTAACTCTTTGGCTCTTTGATTCCTTATGTTAACAACACTCTTGTcaatgatgttttcttttatagtcTTTATAATATTATCGCCTCTTCTTGGTGAACCATTGTGATTTGCTTttgactctctctctctctctctctacacACACtcgcacacacatatatataacggCTACTTGGTCCAATAATCATAACTGTCTTTGTGTTTTATGTTTGCTCCCATACCAGCGAGTATTTAATTTGGATGGCTTCAAACTCAAGTTAAGTTTTGCTTGTGTTGTTTTCACCAGTCTATTGAATTCAAAGATATTGTTAAAATTGGTCGCACTCACACTCAAGATGCAACACCTTTGACTCTTGGTCAAGAGTTCAGTGGCTATACTACACAAGTAAGCTCATTATTCTAGCAGTTTCTTTTATGTACTTTGGGGTCAATTATGTTTAGTGGACAGGTGGCAATGAGGGATAACTTTTAATTATGTTGTGGTTTTGTTTTGTTATAGGTCAAGTATGGAATTGATCGAGTTTTGTGCACCCTTCCACGCATGTATCAGGCATGCTATCTCATTTGATTGTATGTTATTCCATGTAATCTGTTCTCACTACTGACATATAGGGGTGCTGTATGACAGCTAGCACAAGGTGGTACTGCCGTTGGGACAGGATTGAACACAAAGAAAGGGTATGTTACTTAGCCTTGACATTGCTTCTCTGATTGTGTAATTATGTCTATTTTCCTTTGTCAATTTCAGTTGGTTTTCTTTTGTTCGTTTTATTCTGATGCTATATGCTTGATTTATTTTTACCTGGTTGCTTCAATATTGCTCTCTGATTTATTAAGATCCAGGCCCTTTATGATCCGTCTTCTCTTTTAAGCTATAATTTATGTTTTATCTCTTATATTTTATGGTCAGAGCCTCAGAAATACTCTTTGGTCATTGAATGTTTGTTTAAAGCTAGTGCACCTGTGTAAACTttctatatattatttttatattaatagatGTTGCATCTGCTGTGCCATGGCTTGAAGCCGCTGTCACCAAGTTTGCTAAATGTAAACTTAAACTGAAATTATTATGAAGAATGAACTATTTGTTTGAGAGCATTATTTATCATCGTAACAATGTTCCTTTAGGATTCTCGTAGTGAACTTGACAGTGCCCAATGTTAAAATTGATCTAGGTTTGATGCAAAAATTGCTGCTGCTGTAGCAGATGAGACAAACTTGCCATTTGTCACAGCAGAAAATAAGTTTGAAGCTTTGGTGAATCTCTTAGCTCTCTCTGATCaagcttttatttatttatttttccattttgttTTAGGTTGAAGGAATTGATCATTAGCTTATATCTTCTAAGTTGTCATGCTAAATAGTTACacattcatgaatatttatttctCTGTAATCAGGCTGCACATGATGCCTTTGTTGAAACTAGCGGAGCCCTAAACACTGTTGCTACATCCCTGATGAAGGTTGCAAATGACATACGCTTACTGGGAAGGTTTGTCTGCAATTTGGATAACCCTcttttgtgtgtgtgtgagtgtggtttGGCATTATTCTGATGGTTTCAGCATTTTTCTTATTCAGCGGTCCCCGATGTGGCCTTGGTGAGCTCATTCTTCCTGAAAATGAGCCAGGCAGCAGTATAATGCCTGTAAGATTCTCATCTCAATTTCCATGGATTCATTTATCAGCGAAGTCCTTTTTTTACTTCTATTCTATTTGCTCACTATTGTTCTTCCCATATAATCTTGTTAGTTTGACTGAAGTTATTCTGTTTCAGGGGAAGGTAAACCCTACCCAGTGTGAGGCTATCACTATGGTCTGTGCCCAGGTAAATATATGTGACTGTTATTTTTTCACATTCAGATGGTATTGTCCAGCTGGAGAATTTATCTTGTGGTGGTTAAATTTTCACTTTCTTTTATCAGTCTATAACAAGATGGAAAGTTTCTTGCAGGTAATGGGTAACCATGTTGCTATCACAGTGGGCGGATCCAATGGCCACTTTGAATTGAATGTTTTCAAGCCAATGATTGCTAATGCACTCCTGCATGTATGTGTTTTCTATTACCAAAGTTATTGAAAAGCTGCATTCATTTAATTTCAACACTTACAAAATTGAATGTGTAAATTTTCTGCACTAATCATTTGAAAGGCCAATTCTCTTTATTTCATATGATTTCACTAAAATTATAAGTATGAATTATGTGAGTTTTTGCAATGAAAAATATTCTTAGAATTTGCGATTTGAAAATTGTATGCTTGATTTCAACGCTTCAAAATTTGAATCTGTAAATTTTCTGCACTACTCATTTGAAAGGCCAAATCTCTTTATTTCCTAAGACTATAAAAATTATACATAAGAATTATGCGAGTTTTGCAATGAAGATATTTTAGATTTTGAGATTTGACAATCATATGCTTGACTTGACTTGATTTCTCCACTTAGGATTCTGGTTAACAATAATGTAATATTGAATGTGTGCATTTTCATTCATTGATGATCATTGTCCTTTGCTATCAGTCATTAAGATTGCTGGGTGACGCATCTGCTTCATTTGAGAAGAACTGCGTGAGGGGAATTCAAGCCAATAGGGAAAGAATTTCTAAATTACTGCATGAGGTCAGTTGATGCTACATCCtgaatattttaagttttttttgatACCATATGATAGATTGTCAAGCTAATGATCATATGTTGTCTTGCGACATTTTGAATGGTCTTGCAGTCTCTAATGCTTGTCACATCTTTGAACCCTGTAAGTTCTCTTCCCTTCTTCTATCTAGGATCAGTTGTTCCTCAATGAGTCTTTTGCATTTTGAACACGTCTCTAATGATTTCTTTGCCTTCAGAAAATTGGTTACGACAATGCTGCAGCAGTTGCCAAGAAAGCACACAAGGAGGGGTCCACTTTGAAGGTGAGATTTGTTTCTTCTCTTTATGGTTCACTTCTTGAGTTCTTTGATGCAATCGTGGTTAGCAATGACTTTGTTTTGTTGTGCTTACTGACATCTTAATATGGAAATTCGACCTCACTTAAGTTGTTCTCATATGGAACTGTTTCAATGTTTGTCCTAATCCTTTCCTTTGATGGCTGAAATACTGAATATAACCTACACTTGTTTCTGCGCTTATCTTCTGCAGGAAGCAGCATTGAGCCTTGGTGTGCTCACAAGCGAAGAATTCGACACTCTTGTGGTGCCTGAGAAAATGATTGGCCCATCTGACTGAATATTTTTTTGCTAGAGGAGACATAAAGCAATTGCttagattttaattaattttaagacCATTTTTCTCAGTCGGATTACAAAATAGAATCCGACTGCAATTTTCTTCATATTCTGATTATGGAAAACAATATTATTGAGGTTTCCCATTTGCTTGGAATTGTTGAGGCAGTTTATGTAGTGAAAAAAAGAATAGTCGTGGATTGACTAATAAGGGGAAAACCTCCCTCATTTGTAAGGAGACTGATTGAAGTAAAGTTGAAGGCAAAATAAAAGAGATGGCATCGAGTTTTGGTACATACTAACGCTCttgaataattttttatttatgttaaaggTGTTGCCTTTCATTGAAGTTCTTTATGTAACAGTACTGCAAAATGTGTATATTTTCTCTGAACACCAAAaaggagaagaaagaaaaaagctTTCATTTGGAGATATGCAAAATGATGGCGTTCAATGATGAAGCTAGCAAGTTCGATTTTTAGAAGAATTTTTCTGCTATTGCCACCGTAGTCATTATAACTAGCTTTGTTTGACAAGTCCAATAGTACTGGTACCTTTCCCATCCCCACTGATCGTTATCCACCATGGTTAAGGTGTTTCTAGCAGTAATCAAAATGAGTTTATAACCCTTCTTTGACCAATCAACACCCCAAGTAATCAAGTTGATAAATAATTAGGGTGTAATTGAGTTAGTCGCGCTCATTCAAAATTCAATGTTTGATACTTTGCTTAAGCTTGATCGAGAATCATTTTTAAGTTCATGTTCaagtttgattaagcttatttaCATCGAGTTTAATTAGGCTCGTTTATAAGTTTTTGCATTCTctaactaaattaataaaatattattttttgaatgtgagattattattgttatttaaaATTCAATTACCAAATCCAAAACAAGATGTTTACTATTCCACTAAATCCTTCCTTGCTAATAGGAAAAGGGAGTAAATTAGAAGTGACATTGCAAGAGCCAAAACTTCAAAACGCCAAAAACCATTCACCACTTCTGACATAAATAAACTTGTATGAGTAAATTGCTTATCTTTGACGTATGAAGATGCCAAATTTTATTAATAGCAGCAAAACCGAGCTTCACCATTCTGAAGTGGTAAGCCCAAGGTGTTAAAGGGAAAATAACCAATAAATAAAACTACAAAAACCTCAACTTTTAAGGCCATTATGAGAACTTCATAGTAGATATTAACTAATACAGAGTAATGCAATCATCAGCATTAACGACCAAAAAGCAAACTTGTGCAAGCTGCAAGAAACAAAGTCATTAATATCTAAACTTCTAAAAGCTTTTGGCATCTACCTTTTTTTAACCTGGAAAAGCTATGAAATTAATTAAACATGAAAGGTAAGTTCCTTGAAATTAATTAAACAAGAAAGATAGGTTGAGAATAAGCTTTTCGCATTGAACTATTCCAAGTTATTTGTTTATTAATTTTGTAATGGATTTTAGATGTGATTGTTAATTCAGGTAAATTAAATCCAAAATTATTCAATTGTTAGTAAATTTACACTTTAATTATTCATCTTAGTGCAGCCGAACTAGTCTGGCCAGAAAGAAACAAAAAGTTAGTTTCAAAGCAAATAAGAGAAAACAGGAAAGGAAAGATTGCAAACAAATTAGTTTGTTTCAAGAACATAAAAATGACAAAAAGAAGAATAAGGAAAGAACAAGAAAAACGAAAAGAAAAGGTGCTCAAATGGAGTCCTTTGAAGAATTTGGCTTTAACAAACACCAAAATTACATCTAATCAATCACGATCACCACAAAATCTTAAAAGAAAATGAATTGAAAGCAAATCTAAAAATCACAAGAATGAGATCTTGCACAAATAACAATTCTAAAAGtttaacaaacaaaaaaaaaaaccgagAGTTCTAATACTACTTTAATTAGGATTAcctaaataacaagtaacattaATAATAAGAGGGGCAACCCTTTTCAAACAAAAAAAGTAACCTAAAAACTAAATGCTCTAGTCTTACTTTAACTAAGATTACTTGAACTACAAGTAACATGTAAAGAACTAAACGAAAAAAAGCTAAGTATaaatttactaaattaaaatgaaaattcggctagcctATATAGATAGTGTAACCTCCCCAATCCAGCCCATGAATTATGATTAGATTTTGAAAGTCATATCTGCCACCGAAATGGCCTAGAAGAATCAAGTGGACTCTCagaaatttatttttaaagcAATCAATTATTTTTCGAAAAACCGTAGTGGGCATCTCTTTTTGCAAAGTTTAATTAAAAACTCATTTAAAAAGATTCtcattaattttaaaacatattaCATATTTAGTTTCCAAAAAAATCTAGTTTTGCAATGGAAAAATCAGTGTTCACAATTTGTTAATAAAACCATAATTACTAACTTTAATgacaaattattaatttagataattattTAACTTATCCAATTCTTAACATTCATGCATGCAATAACTAAATACATCCCAAAATCCAATCCCATGCCACAATTCGTAAAATTAATTGTtataaaccaaataaataaaagaatataaaattaaatactttatttaataaaaaaagatGAGACCTCCAAATTGCCAAATTTGCAGCTTACttaaaaaatgttaaactaatggGATGAGCTTAAAAAGTCAGTGCAAGTCTTAAAGGCAAATAGAGTATGCATAACTTACAAATCATGCAAGAAACTCGTTTAACAATCGAACAAAAAAACTAACAGATTATTGGTAATCACAATGGTACATAGAATTCACAGAATCATGGTGCTTCCAACAATTATGCATATACATGCTCGAGAATGACAATGCAATAAGGTCCTACccatccatctgctacacaccacgagtttcTTAGAACTCATCTACTGAATCACCAAAACAGTTAGGAGCCGTAGCTCAATGTGAAAAAACCACCAATAACAATTTGTAGACAAGCTTTCGGTAATGTGGATGAGCCACTAGAAATGCAGATAAACTACCAGTAAATTGCGGTAAACCGCCAATAATGCAGACAAGCTGCAATAAGATGCAAACAGTGCTGCCAATGATGTGGTCAAGCCACCAATATCCAGTACCTCCTACAATACTCTAGTGCAGTGCACTAACAACAATATTGCGGATTTAAATACCGCCAAAACTCCATGGAACTCCTCTGTTACCCATCAATCCTAATTCCCATGCAATGCAAATGATATGCCATGAATAAAGCACAATCATGAATGATAGAAACAATTATAGTGCAGAACAATGACATGTTTAACATGCTTTTGGTAATAGTTTCCATGTATGACTTGCACACTTTCCGTCAATCAATCAATGGCATCAACGGTAGGTAACAAACATACAAAGTACAATACAATCAATGCATACTTAATATGCAATTCGAACAGTGTCACAAAAAGTCGCATGTTATACATGCAACTAATGAACAATAACAATTTTCATAATATACAATACAGTGCTCATCATAATCATGCAAATAATCAACCTTAATAAAGGAAAATCATCTGACAATCAAATATGACGATTTCAAATTCAGGCGATCCCAAACAGGGCCTTTAACATTCGACCAAATTACTTGATACGTACCTTGCTCAACATTTCCCTAATTTGACTTTAGGCAGTTCGGCCATGTCCAAACCAGCAagcttaatttattaattattaacacGTAATATCAATTACAAACAATGCACACAAAGGTAAGATTCGCACCTCACATTCGACATGCATAAAAAAGAAATATACGTGCATTCGGTTTCCCCCTTAAAGGGTACATACACAATTCGGCCAAACACCAAACATAAGCATCAATCGGACAACTCTCAAAGACTCATCATCATTCGACCAAATCAAACAAGAAGTACTCACATACACAATTCACATTTAACTAAGTCCCACACCTAAATTACACAAGTTCGTAGCCCAATTGCCAATTCGCAATTTCCCTCGACTCAAAACCGAACAAACCTAATCAAACAACATGACAAAACAATGTTAGAATCAACCTAAAACACCTTTATGGGGTTCGACCAATTAGTACTACATAAGCGACACTTAAGATCCAACTTTGGTAAATAAACTTACACTATTTTGCTACTAAACAGAAATGTGAATTAAGTTCGTCATCACTACTGATCCGAGAAGTTTAGATTCGATCCTTCAAcataaaaaccataaaaaaattagtagCTAAAAAAATTGCTTAAGGCCTTAGAGACATTCGACCATAACAAAAAAAGTAATGAAAAGGAAAGCGATGTCAGATCACTACCGAAACAACACTTATGCTTCATGGTTTCTAGATCCGAAATGACGATTCAAAAGAAATTAGATGCACACTTAAATGGCAGCATTAAGGACTATTTTAACAATGGAAAAGTGAAGAAAATGAGAGTAAGGATGTGCAACAAATGGAAATAAAAACAACAGCTTCTTTTGGTATTTCTAAGGGACGGCAACACCACAAAAGTTGGCAGCAAAGGGGGCTATTTTGTGCGACAATAAGGAGGTTAAATGGATAGAAAATGGGGCAATTTCGGTGATCAAAACAACAACCAAAGAAGATGGAAAAATGCTGGAAAACGATAGCAAATAGAAGAAATAAATAATTGTAAAATGAAGACTTTTTGGGTAGCAACACGAGAAAAATCAGCAACAAAAGGGGCTACAATAGTGCTGTAATGGTAGTAAAAGATTCAACCAAGAAAGGTGTAAAAATGATAGCAAACaaatagaataaaaaaataaaaatggaggAATATGGAAGGCACAACAATGGAGAAAACTAGGTTGTAGGGGCAGCACAAGTGAAAAAGTGTAGAGAAAAATTGAGAGATGAGAGGAAGAGGGAAAGAGGGATGGCAAAAAGAAGAGAaatgaggaaaaaaaaaaagataaagaaggaaaagataaaaaaataattttttttagtgtTTGAGTCGAATTGAAATCTGCCAACTGACTAAGGATATGGACGACACTGgcttaaatgaaaataataataaaaataagcaaagGGAATCAAACTTGAGTCTCAAGGTCTATTTACACTACTTCTTAATCATTAGGTTAGATACTCAATTTTTTCATAATCCCTCAAAAATAACTTAAAAGTTAGAGCAAGAAAACTTCAAGTTCATTAACCCAATTTCTTGTAACCTATTTTTTGGATGTGACAAATAGGACATTTGACTAAATTTTAACAAGTAAATAACATAATTGGACATaaacaaatttattcaaatagGTCAAAAATAGATTAGGCTAAAATAAAGCATAATTAAGCCTAATGATGTTCAAATCGGCTCAAATTGGGCCGAAACTCTACGGAGGTTGATATGGATTGTTGGAGCTTGTTTTCTTCAAGTTTTTAACTCCATTAAGCTGGTAGATGATCGTCTAAGCAAATCCCGCATCAAGAAATCCATTCTTGATCCAATATTTCCAAAAATTGGAATATTAGTTTTCTTGAAACTTAAAATATTGAACCTATCCATTTTAAActaagatttatttatttttattttcaaaatcttgATAATCTTTCTCAACTCTAAAGATATACGAATCCCATCCAAAGTTAGGTCTCAAGTTTACTTGATTAAACCCAGTATATTCTTGAACTAAAAATGTGGCTGATACTCGTATCAGTAATAGTTAAGTGCATTGGAtgtagattattattattttgttatgaaaaatattaaataacccattaacaaccctaacccatatccgtcgccggactagagttaagaggcattatcggacatatcaaaacatttagcattcatttcacaatcatcatagcattgtagtcatacatcaatacagagtcccttacataggtcaacaaaaccttaaacatgctttagaaaaaggtcgggactaaactgaatacatacaaaattttccaaaacttaaacatttttctaagttatacaggttacacgcccgtgtgaacaggccgtgtacctcgcacgacattagacacgcctgtgtgtctaggccgtggcaaaacagggcatacatactgacttattccACACGGTCggagacatgctcgtgtgtctatacgtggtcgaaactaacttgggtcacacggtcgaccacacgcccttgtgtctagccggtgtacccttcgaaatcatcacacatgcccatgtgccaaggctgtgtgccacacacggccaccagacacgcccgtgtgtctaggctgttctcaagactgactttaaattgtagggtTACCCCAAggaacacatggccgtgtaacatgaccgtgtgtcgcacacggctaagacacacgcccgtgtctctacacgtgtagacaaaaataggccatttgcaatgccaaattgccacccattaagggtcctcttTACAAGTAACATTCAAGCATCAAATACATCATATTTCCTGTAATACCTCAAAAttttttttacagtaagatattatccttgatatagtaaaataaagaaataaagtgacaaaaaggaaaattttgagttatgtcaatattgggaagtatattatgatatattaattcaagaaaggactaaattgtaaaagtgagaagtTTTGTTGcaaagagtaaatactcaaaatttgaggggttaaagtatacatatgaaaagttgaaggactaatagtgtaaatattttaagggtggaatgatctagaaactaaggaaaatggatgaattaggaccaaattaaataggtgatgaattatgagggactaaattgtaattttgccaaatttaaatgatgactcaaggatgaaattttaaaagatcataaagagaaaaatggtcaattggaaagagagagaattctagaaggcAATAATGAtattagagatattttgatattttataattatttaattagataaatattattttattaatattttaataagatattttattattattttattactatataaagaaagaaagatgaggaatTATCATCCATCTTTTCCATGCAaccaacgttagaagagaagaaaagaaagaaaattttcttttctttacaatttggtcctttaaccaaaaattcaccattttcactttgaaatcaaaagaatttccatagtcatcaagagagaaagatgacaAAGAGACTATCGAGATccagaatatcaagttagattcaagaaatagaagctggaggagagagaaaaatcaagttaaagattgaaatcaataggacaAAGTAAGAACatgaagatttcaatatatttttaagtttgttattattgaaaaagcatggaaatgatgttatagtagagtttgaTTATATAAGGTTTTATgctcttgatatgttagtgaagggaagtaagagaaagtgatgagaaatattATAGAGAAAgggaataagggtgttataaacttagtaatcaacattttgcactaaaacagttttggacagcagtagtagtctaattttgaaaattcaccaaaaattgtagagttcgaattagaggttaaataatatattaaattaaatagtattgagtctagtttcactaaaagaaattatataagtaaaataattgTATATTGTGAGATATAACAATTTATGTGAGACAAGGTCGAATGATTTTGGGTTTCCTAttacgactttggaaaatcataaaaatggagaaaaataattagggcttaaatttatatgtttaaatccttaatgagtctattttcaataaaaagaaACTATAATATCATCCAAATCtcatactaagagataattaattttagtaaagaaaggttgaagtcATCAAACAATGAGAATagagataaatttgaagattttactatacttattggctaaagtataaattctagaaattttgtgGAAGAAATATATTTGGGTCTAGTTTCAATAAAATCAATaggatcttaattttgaattctgtagctcaagatataaataatttagtaactatgactcaagtggacactttgaatgaacatataagtaaatagtgaaattatagataatgttacatataagcatgttatatatatatattaaggatgtggaatggagagaaggaggaggaaaataaatataaaaatattcagcTGGTAAGTGTTTACatttaaaatggataatttgcatgctttagattcagggactaaattgaataaaagtaaagtttaaagggtaattttataaaaatgtcaaaaatgatcaaattgcataaaataattttttttattgtataagttaataagttgaatgaaattattaatatagatcaagatcGGATGGAAAATcgatgaaaataaaaaattaccaaaatgcccctgaatcttagtatttctgcaatttagtcaggtaagttcatatggttgaactatttgttaaattaggaatgatataatgtattatttcatatattttctattgaattatgaatattgTTAAATTATAGAAATCAGATCAAAAGTTCAAATTGAGCAGAACACTGAATTGAATATGATCGTTTAGTGAtcagtgatgaattgacggataatacCATGGCTGGACCATGGcaatatatgtgtaagaccat belongs to Gossypium arboreum isolate Shixiya-1 chromosome 7, ASM2569848v2, whole genome shotgun sequence and includes:
- the LOC108460437 gene encoding fumarate hydratase 1, mitochondrial, which produces MAMYIVSRRLSAGSTTSQLVTSLRYATCWRSFFTSFREERDTFGPINVPSDKLWGAQTQRSLQNFEIGGERERMPEPIIRAFGVLKKCAAKVNMEYGLDPTIGKAIMQAAEEVAEGKLNDHFPLVVWQTGSGTQSNMNANEVIANRAAEILGHQRGEKFVHPNDHVNRSQSSNDTFPTVMHIAAAMEINSRLIPKLKILHSTLHSKSIEFKDIVKIGRTHTQDATPLTLGQEFSGYTTQVKYGIDRVLCTLPRMYQLAQGGTAVGTGLNTKKGFDAKIAAAVADETNLPFVTAENKFEALAAHDAFVETSGALNTVATSLMKVANDIRLLGSGPRCGLGELILPENEPGSSIMPGKVNPTQCEAITMVCAQVMGNHVAITVGGSNGHFELNVFKPMIANALLHSLRLLGDASASFEKNCVRGIQANRERISKLLHESLMLVTSLNPKIGYDNAAAVAKKAHKEGSTLKEAALSLGVLTSEEFDTLVVPEKMIGPSD